A stretch of the Streptomyces sp. WMMB303 genome encodes the following:
- a CDS encoding arsenate reductase ArsC has protein sequence MSSSTPAASVLFVCVHNAGRSQMAAGFLTHLAGDRVEVRSAGSIPGDQVNPAAIEAMREVGIDISDQKPKVLTSEAVQASDYVITMGCGDACPVFPGKKYLDWALKDPAGKGVESVRPIRDEIKTRIEALIAEIDAAGPTATV, from the coding sequence ATGTCCTCCTCCACCCCCGCCGCGTCCGTGCTGTTCGTCTGCGTCCACAACGCCGGACGCTCGCAGATGGCTGCCGGATTCCTCACCCACCTCGCGGGCGACCGCGTCGAGGTCCGCTCCGCGGGCTCGATCCCCGGCGACCAGGTCAACCCTGCGGCGATCGAGGCAATGAGGGAGGTCGGCATCGACATCTCCGACCAGAAGCCGAAGGTGCTCACCTCCGAGGCCGTCCAGGCGTCCGACTACGTCATCACCATGGGCTGCGGCGATGCCTGCCCCGTCTTCCCCGGCAAGAAGTACCTCGACTGGGCACTGAAAGACCCCGCGGGCAAGGGCGTGGAATCCGTACGCCCCATCCGCGACGAGATCAAAACCCGCATCGAGGCACTCATCGCCGAGATCGACGCGGCAGGCCCCACGGCTACCGTGTGA
- a CDS encoding NAD(P)-binding domain-containing protein has translation METQQLPVVVIGAGPVGLAAAAHLMQQDIEPLVLETGPVAGAAVREWSHVKLFSPWGEVTDPAAEKLLAPTGWVKPDAATYPSGGDWAEQYLQPLAEALGEWVRFGATVTGVSRVGRDRVVDADREAQPYVVHFQYADGREERVTARAVIDASGTWSAPSPAGGSGLPALGEKTAADRITYRVPNLKDPAVRARYAGKRTAVIGSGASAFTALAYLADLAKTDEGAGTKAVWILRRGISGSTFGGGEADELPARGALGLAAKAAVDGGYADAVTGFRTDAIEQDTDGRLVLVSENGRRLEPVDEVIVLTGFRPDLSFLSELRLGLDERLQAPVALAPLIDPNVHSCGTVYPHGHRELSHPEQGIYLVGMKSYGRAPTFLAMTGYEQVRSVAAAIAGDIESADRVELTLPETGVCSGAGLSEIPESDQTAEGGCCAPAPELVRLGAPAPSPAAVAEVPSGGCCGS, from the coding sequence ATGGAGACTCAGCAGCTTCCCGTCGTGGTGATCGGAGCCGGTCCGGTCGGCCTGGCCGCCGCCGCGCACCTGATGCAGCAGGACATCGAGCCGCTCGTCCTGGAGACCGGCCCGGTCGCCGGGGCGGCCGTACGGGAGTGGTCCCACGTCAAGCTGTTCTCTCCCTGGGGCGAGGTGACCGACCCTGCGGCCGAGAAGCTGCTGGCTCCTACCGGCTGGGTCAAGCCGGACGCGGCCACGTACCCCTCGGGTGGCGACTGGGCGGAGCAGTACCTCCAGCCGCTCGCCGAGGCTCTCGGGGAGTGGGTCCGCTTCGGCGCCACGGTCACCGGTGTCTCCCGCGTCGGGCGCGACCGCGTCGTGGACGCCGACCGCGAGGCACAGCCCTACGTCGTCCACTTCCAGTACGCCGACGGACGTGAGGAGCGCGTCACCGCCCGTGCGGTGATCGACGCCTCCGGCACCTGGAGCGCTCCCAGCCCCGCGGGCGGCAGCGGTCTGCCCGCTCTCGGCGAGAAGACGGCGGCCGACCGCATCACTTACCGCGTTCCCAACCTCAAGGACCCTGCCGTACGGGCTCGTTACGCGGGCAAGCGCACCGCCGTCATCGGCTCGGGCGCCTCCGCCTTCACCGCCCTCGCCTACCTGGCCGACCTCGCCAAGACGGACGAAGGGGCCGGTACGAAGGCGGTGTGGATCCTGCGCCGGGGCATCTCCGGCTCCACCTTCGGCGGCGGCGAAGCCGACGAACTCCCCGCCCGAGGCGCCCTCGGCCTCGCAGCCAAGGCCGCTGTGGACGGCGGTTATGCCGACGCGGTCACCGGGTTCCGCACCGACGCGATCGAGCAGGACACCGACGGTCGCCTGGTGTTGGTCTCCGAAAACGGGCGGCGTCTTGAGCCGGTGGACGAGGTGATCGTGCTCACCGGCTTCCGCCCGGACCTGTCCTTCCTCTCCGAGCTCCGCCTCGGCCTGGACGAGCGCCTCCAGGCACCGGTCGCACTCGCCCCGCTGATCGACCCCAACGTGCACTCCTGTGGCACCGTCTACCCGCACGGCCACCGTGAGCTGTCCCACCCGGAACAGGGCATCTATCTGGTCGGCATGAAGTCCTACGGCCGCGCGCCGACGTTCCTCGCGATGACCGGTTACGAGCAGGTCCGCTCCGTGGCCGCCGCCATCGCCGGGGACATCGAGTCCGCCGACCGGGTCGAACTGACCCTGCCGGAAACCGGCGTATGCAGCGGGGCCGGCCTCTCGGAAATCCCCGAATCCGATCAGACCGCCGAGGGTGGGTGCTGCGCTCCGGCACCCGAGTTGGTCCGGCTCGGCGCCCCGGCTCCGTCACCGGCAGCCGTTGCGGAAGTACCGTCAGGCGGATGCTGCGGTTCGTGA
- a CDS encoding NAD(P)/FAD-dependent oxidoreductase, which translates to MEHVDVAVIGGGQSGLVAAQVLTAEGLSPLVLEASDRAAGSWPRYYDSLTLFSPARFSGIPGTPFPGEGDHSPHRDEVTDYLTGLAAGLDAEIRLGTRVESVTASGAGGFLVRTEQGDVLRAAGVVAASGSFGNPHRPELPGQGSFSGELLHVADYREPKPYAGKRVVVVGGGNSAVQVGYELAQIAEVTLATRAPIRFLPQIRDGKDIHHWTTASGFDQLPPAWLAQAVPGTLVMDTGDYRRALEEGLLKRREMFAALEGEHVVWADGERERTDAVLLATGYLPDLPYLRPLGALDERGMPLHSDGLSLTHPGLVYLGLEFQRSFASNTLRGVARDAEHVIRPLVAHVRKAPAAVGL; encoded by the coding sequence ATGGAGCACGTAGACGTTGCGGTGATCGGCGGAGGCCAGTCCGGGCTGGTCGCAGCACAGGTGCTGACCGCGGAGGGGCTCAGCCCTCTCGTACTGGAGGCATCCGACCGGGCAGCCGGATCCTGGCCCCGGTACTACGACAGCCTCACACTCTTCTCGCCTGCCCGCTTCAGCGGGATACCCGGCACGCCGTTCCCCGGGGAGGGAGATCACTCCCCGCACCGGGACGAGGTGACCGACTACCTGACGGGGCTGGCCGCCGGTCTGGATGCGGAGATCCGGCTCGGCACACGCGTGGAGAGCGTCACGGCGAGCGGTGCCGGGGGCTTCCTGGTGCGCACCGAGCAGGGCGATGTACTGCGCGCTGCCGGCGTAGTGGCGGCCAGCGGCTCGTTCGGCAATCCGCACCGTCCCGAGCTTCCGGGCCAGGGAAGCTTCTCTGGTGAGTTGCTGCATGTAGCCGACTACCGCGAGCCCAAGCCGTATGCGGGCAAGCGTGTGGTCGTGGTCGGCGGTGGCAACTCGGCCGTCCAGGTCGGCTACGAGCTCGCCCAGATCGCCGAGGTCACGCTCGCCACCCGCGCCCCGATCCGGTTCCTGCCGCAGATCAGGGACGGCAAGGACATCCACCACTGGACGACCGCCAGCGGCTTCGACCAGTTGCCGCCCGCCTGGCTTGCCCAGGCCGTCCCCGGCACGCTCGTCATGGACACCGGCGACTACCGCCGCGCCCTGGAGGAGGGCCTGCTCAAGCGGCGGGAGATGTTCGCAGCCCTGGAGGGCGAACACGTCGTCTGGGCCGACGGGGAACGCGAGCGCACTGATGCGGTTCTGCTTGCCACCGGGTACCTGCCCGACCTGCCCTATCTGCGCCCCCTTGGCGCCCTGGATGAGAGGGGAATGCCGCTGCACAGTGACGGCCTGTCCCTGACGCACCCAGGGCTGGTCTATCTCGGCCTGGAGTTCCAGCGCTCCTTTGCTTCGAACACGCTGCGGGGCGTGGCCCGGGACGCAGAGCACGTGATCCGGCCGCTCGTTGCCCACGTCCGCAAGGCCCCCGCCGCTGTCGGCCTGTAG
- a CDS encoding GNAT family N-acetyltransferase: MSRHHPSSTRVLPLTRRHADEVLAIYQAGIDEGNATFETTAPTWDAFDAAKLPDHRFAALDADGAVLGWIAATKVSDRCAYAGVVEHSVYVHPAARSRGIASALLKALIDSTEAAGIWTIQSGVFPENTASLAVHQRAGFCVLGTRERIGRHHGRWRDVVLIERRSPTIV; this comes from the coding sequence ATGAGCCGCCACCACCCGTCGAGCACGCGCGTCCTCCCGCTGACCCGCCGGCACGCCGACGAGGTATTGGCGATCTACCAGGCGGGCATCGACGAGGGCAACGCCACCTTCGAGACCACCGCCCCCACCTGGGACGCCTTCGACGCGGCCAAGCTGCCCGACCACCGCTTCGCCGCCCTCGACGCTGACGGAGCTGTGCTCGGCTGGATCGCGGCCACCAAGGTCTCCGACCGCTGCGCCTACGCCGGCGTGGTCGAGCACTCCGTCTACGTCCACCCCGCCGCCCGCAGCCGGGGCATCGCCTCCGCGCTGCTCAAAGCACTGATCGACTCCACGGAGGCGGCCGGGATCTGGACCATCCAGTCGGGCGTCTTCCCGGAGAACACCGCCAGTCTCGCTGTCCACCAGCGCGCCGGGTTCTGCGTCCTCGGCACCCGGGAGCGCATCGGCCGCCACCACGGCCGCTGGCGCGATGTCGTCCTCATCGAGCGGCGCAGCCCGACGATCGTCTGA
- a CDS encoding ArsO family NAD(P)H-dependent flavin-containing monooxygenase, protein MTRQADVVVVGGGQAGLAAGFYLRRAGLDFVILDAQHRPGGAWRHMWDSLHLFSPAAYSSLPGRPMPVQPGHTYPEAAHAVDYLAAYEQRYEIPVQRPVQVREVRCEDGFLCVEGDTVTWQARAVISATGTWWRPFVPAVPGQDVFAGRQLHTVDYRAPKEFAGQHVIVVGGGNSGAQIAADLAGVDDVGLTWVTRRPPRYLPDDIDGRALFDAATARRRALEAGRPDTGGVASLGDIVAVSPVRAARDAGRLIHRAMFDHLTEHGFSWADGTTAEADTVIWCTGFRPALSHLAPLGLRSPRGRIATDGTRATDEPRLHLLGYGDWTGPASATLIGVGRPAREAVSQISDLLR, encoded by the coding sequence GTGACGCGGCAGGCCGACGTGGTGGTGGTCGGCGGTGGTCAGGCAGGGCTTGCCGCGGGTTTCTACCTTCGCCGGGCCGGGCTGGACTTCGTCATCCTCGACGCCCAGCACCGGCCCGGCGGGGCCTGGCGCCACATGTGGGATTCCCTGCACCTGTTCTCACCCGCCGCGTACTCCTCCCTCCCCGGTCGCCCCATGCCGGTTCAGCCCGGCCACACCTACCCGGAGGCCGCGCACGCGGTGGATTACCTCGCCGCGTACGAGCAGCGCTACGAGATACCCGTACAGCGCCCCGTTCAGGTGCGTGAGGTCCGCTGCGAAGACGGTTTCTTGTGCGTCGAGGGAGACACCGTTACCTGGCAGGCGCGGGCGGTGATCTCCGCGACCGGCACCTGGTGGCGCCCCTTCGTCCCGGCCGTGCCAGGCCAGGACGTCTTCGCCGGACGGCAACTGCACACGGTCGACTATCGGGCGCCCAAGGAGTTCGCGGGCCAGCACGTGATCGTGGTGGGCGGCGGAAATTCTGGAGCGCAGATCGCCGCCGACCTCGCCGGGGTCGACGACGTCGGGCTGACCTGGGTCACCCGTCGCCCGCCGCGCTATCTGCCGGACGACATCGACGGCCGTGCCCTCTTCGACGCCGCCACGGCCCGCCGCCGCGCTCTGGAGGCTGGGCGACCGGACACCGGCGGGGTCGCCTCGCTAGGCGACATCGTCGCGGTGTCCCCGGTTCGCGCCGCCCGGGACGCCGGGCGGCTCATCCATCGGGCGATGTTCGACCATCTCACCGAGCACGGCTTCTCCTGGGCCGACGGCACTACGGCAGAAGCGGACACAGTCATCTGGTGCACCGGCTTCCGCCCCGCCCTGTCCCACCTCGCCCCGCTTGGACTGCGCAGCCCGCGCGGGCGGATCGCTACCGACGGCACCCGAGCCACCGACGAGCCGCGTCTGCATCTGCTCGGCTACGGCGACTGGACCGGCCCTGCCTCCGCCACCCTCATCGGAGTCGGCCGCCCGGCGCGGGAGGCAGTCAGTCAGATCAGCGACCTACTGCGCTGA
- a CDS encoding TIGR02391 family protein yields MSIDIAWARQELAQFLLLTELYRPPDPPGTAVYSSRLSNRGQQSDIVASAHVVEKILDRVLPGWRTSVPSERNKSVNRWCQHREAAQRADAALQRDVEISERLGDDAPTLSAGTMHPWAWEGARALWRSGHFREAVTAAARKVNAETQNKVGRRDVSETALFRNVFTKDAPKPGQPRLRLMADDGSDTFQSVHRGAAAFAEGCYAGIRNPNSHEDGLPELPEHEALEQLAAFSVLARWVEQAQVSR; encoded by the coding sequence ATGAGCATCGACATAGCCTGGGCGCGTCAGGAGCTGGCTCAGTTCCTTCTCCTGACCGAGCTCTACCGGCCCCCGGACCCTCCCGGTACGGCCGTCTACAGCAGTCGACTGTCCAACCGTGGCCAGCAGTCGGACATCGTCGCCAGCGCCCATGTCGTGGAGAAGATCCTCGACCGGGTTCTGCCCGGTTGGCGGACGAGTGTCCCTTCCGAGCGGAACAAGAGCGTCAACCGGTGGTGCCAGCACCGGGAGGCCGCCCAGCGCGCGGACGCAGCCCTCCAGCGGGACGTCGAGATCAGCGAGCGCCTGGGCGATGACGCGCCAACGCTCAGCGCGGGCACGATGCACCCCTGGGCATGGGAGGGGGCGCGGGCACTGTGGCGAAGCGGCCACTTCCGGGAGGCGGTCACCGCCGCCGCCCGGAAGGTCAACGCCGAGACGCAGAACAAGGTCGGCCGCAGAGATGTAAGCGAGACCGCTCTGTTCCGGAACGTGTTTACCAAGGACGCGCCCAAACCCGGGCAACCGCGCTTGCGTCTGATGGCCGACGACGGTAGCGACACGTTCCAAAGCGTCCACCGTGGCGCCGCGGCCTTCGCTGAGGGTTGCTACGCCGGTATCCGCAACCCCAACAGCCACGAAGACGGCCTCCCGGAACTGCCCGAGCATGAGGCGCTGGAGCAGCTGGCGGCCTTCAGCGTGCTGGCTCGCTGGGTGGAACAAGCACAGGTCTCCCGCTGA
- the arsB gene encoding ACR3 family arsenite efflux transporter — translation MSTTEETTSPPADHAPAAVGGVVGKLSILDRFLAVWILAAMAIGLGLGRAIPGLNDALSKVEVGGISLPIAIGLLIMMYPVLAKVRYDKLDAVTGDKKLMISSLAINWVLGPAVMFALAWLFLPDLPEYRTGLIIVGLARCIAMVIIWNDLACGDREAAAVLVALNSVFQVLAFGLLGWFYLDLLPQWLNLGNGQGLDVSVWHIALNVVVFLGIPLLAGFLTRRLGEKKLGREPYEQKFLPKIGPWALYGLLFTIVLLFALQGKTITSQPLDVARIALPLLVYFALMWFGTFALGKAIGLAYDRTATLAFTAAGNNFELAIAVAIATFGVTSGQALSGVVGPLIEVPVLVALVYVSLAWRRKFAAR, via the coding sequence ATGAGCACCACCGAAGAGACCACCAGCCCACCCGCAGACCACGCCCCCGCCGCAGTCGGGGGTGTCGTCGGCAAACTCTCCATCCTCGACCGCTTTCTGGCCGTGTGGATCCTGGCCGCCATGGCCATCGGTCTGGGCCTGGGCCGGGCGATTCCAGGGTTGAATGACGCCCTGTCCAAGGTCGAGGTCGGCGGCATCTCGCTGCCGATCGCCATCGGCCTGCTGATCATGATGTACCCGGTCCTGGCCAAGGTCCGCTATGACAAGCTGGATGCGGTCACGGGCGACAAGAAGCTGATGATCTCTTCCCTGGCCATCAACTGGGTCCTCGGTCCGGCTGTGATGTTCGCCCTCGCGTGGCTGTTCCTGCCCGACCTGCCGGAGTACCGCACCGGCCTGATCATCGTTGGCCTGGCCCGCTGCATCGCCATGGTGATCATCTGGAACGATCTGGCCTGCGGCGACCGGGAAGCCGCCGCCGTGCTCGTCGCCCTCAACTCCGTCTTCCAGGTCCTCGCCTTCGGCCTGCTCGGCTGGTTCTACCTCGACCTGCTGCCGCAGTGGCTGAACCTCGGCAACGGGCAGGGGCTGGACGTCTCCGTCTGGCACATCGCGCTGAACGTCGTCGTCTTCCTCGGCATCCCACTGCTGGCCGGATTCCTCACCCGCCGCCTCGGCGAGAAGAAGCTGGGCCGCGAACCCTACGAGCAGAAGTTCCTGCCGAAGATCGGACCGTGGGCGCTCTACGGGCTGCTCTTCACGATCGTGCTGCTCTTCGCCCTCCAGGGGAAGACGATCACCTCGCAGCCCCTGGACGTGGCCCGCATCGCGCTGCCGCTCCTGGTGTACTTCGCGCTGATGTGGTTCGGCACCTTCGCACTCGGCAAGGCGATCGGCCTGGCCTACGACCGCACCGCCACCCTGGCCTTCACCGCCGCCGGCAACAACTTCGAGCTGGCCATCGCCGTCGCCATCGCCACCTTCGGCGTCACCTCCGGCCAGGCCCTCTCCGGCGTCGTCGGCCCGCTCATCGAGGTCCCGGTGCTGGTGGCGCTGGTCTACGTATCCCTGGCCTGGCGCAGGAAGTTCGCCGCGCGGTGA
- a CDS encoding metalloregulator ArsR/SmtB family transcription factor — MLTSVDTDLIRVLADPLRMKIVNLLACETLCTTHLVEETGARQTNLSNHLRVLRESGVVETEPCGRFTYYRLRPDPIATLAGQFTELAETARATAAADIKRACP, encoded by the coding sequence ATGCTGACGTCAGTCGACACTGACCTGATCCGGGTGCTGGCCGACCCGCTCAGGATGAAGATCGTGAACCTGCTCGCCTGCGAGACCTTGTGCACCACGCACCTGGTCGAGGAGACCGGCGCGCGCCAGACCAACCTGTCCAACCATCTGCGGGTACTGCGCGAGTCCGGCGTGGTGGAGACCGAGCCGTGTGGCCGGTTCACCTACTACCGCCTGCGGCCTGACCCCATCGCCACTTTGGCCGGGCAGTTCACCGAGCTGGCCGAGACCGCCCGTGCCACCGCCGCCGCCGACATCAAGAGGGCCTGCCCATGA
- a CDS encoding restriction endonuclease, whose product MRRDGCEAERLGGAGDDACDVRAVDPAGRVWAIQCKHRRDGERGAAVGTGVLQQVNGTARQVHKADIAVVLTNGRFSSKAIPWGKQHDIQLVDRRLLGEWAAGSRPLWELLGRIPPPHRPTALS is encoded by the coding sequence TGCGAAGCGGAGCGGCTCGGTGGCGCCGGAGATGACGCGTGCGACGTGCGGGCGGTCGACCCAGCGGGGCGCGTCTGGGCGATTCAGTGCAAGCACAGACGCGATGGAGAGCGTGGCGCCGCCGTAGGGACCGGGGTGCTTCAACAGGTCAACGGCACCGCTCGGCAGGTTCACAAGGCCGATATAGCCGTCGTCCTCACCAACGGACGCTTCTCCTCCAAGGCCATCCCATGGGGCAAGCAGCACGACATCCAACTGGTTGACCGCCGCCTCCTCGGCGAGTGGGCGGCTGGCTCCCGACCGCTGTGGGAACTCCTGGGACGCATCCCTCCTCCACATCGACCGACCGCACTGTCCTGA
- a CDS encoding metalloregulator ArsR/SmtB family transcription factor translates to MSKTSLPLAEVVPCCPPLTERPMTAEEAETAARMFKALSDPVRLRLFSAVASHAGGEACVCDISDVGVSQPTVSHHLKKLKEAGLLLSERRGTWVYYSVAPSVLAAMGQILTTAPAAA, encoded by the coding sequence ATGTCCAAGACGAGCCTTCCGCTGGCTGAGGTGGTGCCGTGCTGCCCGCCGCTGACCGAGCGCCCCATGACCGCGGAGGAAGCCGAGACCGCCGCGCGGATGTTCAAGGCGCTCAGCGACCCGGTGCGACTGCGGCTGTTCTCCGCGGTCGCCTCCCACGCGGGTGGTGAGGCGTGCGTATGCGACATCTCCGACGTCGGCGTCTCCCAGCCGACCGTCTCCCACCACCTGAAGAAGCTGAAGGAAGCCGGGCTGCTGCTCTCCGAGCGGCGCGGCACCTGGGTCTACTACAGCGTCGCCCCCTCCGTGCTCGCCGCGATGGGACAGATCCTGACGACCGCCCCGGCGGCTGCCTGA
- a CDS encoding arsenate reductase ArsC: protein MTASPSPALPDQRLATGAARLATRHAGHFSPETVQHLLADSYQRLARTAQVPTHLVVLAERLTAERLDALARAHAAPGSGVPRVLFVCSHNAGRSQMAAALLGLRAGGRVIVSSAGTDPAAEVEPEVAQVLVEAGVALHDAYPKPLTDEVIQAADIVVTMGCGDACPVVPGRRYLDWPVADPEGAPINAVRTIRDQIDTHITELLASLPRT from the coding sequence ATGACCGCATCCCCATCCCCTGCTCTGCCCGACCAGCGCCTGGCGACCGGTGCGGCCCGTCTGGCCACCCGGCATGCCGGGCACTTCTCACCGGAGACTGTGCAGCACCTGCTCGCCGACTCCTACCAGCGCCTGGCCCGAACCGCGCAGGTGCCCACCCACCTGGTCGTGCTCGCCGAGCGGCTGACCGCCGAGCGCCTGGACGCGCTCGCCCGCGCCCACGCTGCCCCGGGCTCCGGGGTGCCCCGGGTGCTGTTCGTGTGCAGCCACAACGCGGGCCGCTCCCAGATGGCCGCAGCCCTGCTGGGACTCCGCGCGGGCGGGCGTGTCATCGTCTCCTCCGCAGGGACCGATCCGGCCGCCGAGGTGGAGCCGGAGGTGGCCCAGGTACTGGTCGAGGCAGGTGTCGCGCTCCACGACGCGTACCCCAAACCACTGACCGACGAGGTGATCCAGGCCGCCGACATCGTGGTGACCATGGGCTGCGGCGACGCCTGCCCCGTGGTACCCGGCCGCCGGTACCTCGACTGGCCCGTCGCCGACCCCGAGGGCGCGCCGATCAATGCCGTGAGAACGATCCGCGACCAGATCGACACCCACATCACCGAGCTGCTCGCCTCCCTCCCGCGCACATGA